One stretch of Anolis carolinensis isolate JA03-04 chromosome 3, rAnoCar3.1.pri, whole genome shotgun sequence DNA includes these proteins:
- the fam124b gene encoding protein FAM124B isoform X2 gives MEAAMDRAGDGAMDEKADSLVMTMHLLAKPGHALPLQQALDKLQEWICLDVRLFLVSERASPVKYYETYHQKSTRFPGTSVLLFLHEDLGEERIFQVHDFFQYPPWQRIHIESAGGKRTSDALAHQGFYGLDEHMPVWGLRQVHYGKEIVRVTLYCSFDNYDDAVRLYEMILQQEATVQKSTFCAFVLYATQSIMVQLCLKQLPVGMCIDSKESSVLQFQVHKIGQLVPLLPNPCVPISSTRWQTEDYEGNRILLQVQGISNHSGHQCSPSSSLKTLDKEEPLCYHASSSLVTAKRTAVTQKNRTLRAMKNKNKSAQSRAHPPGSHCDQSQNTICSSTRSYSPTESSQQDQGTFQSRLATKWRHSSHELWLHQKDEEMNVDTGNRVVSPECSDSPLNRFSKDLEDILLQSCAPSTSAPGADSRIGLHSEGRNSALSHFAKRTKDSGHRASGFDLGTSGAKYRNREEEEEEEFFI, from the exons GTGACGGTGCAATGGATGAGAAGGCAGATTCCTTGGTAATGACCATGCATTTGCTTGCCAAACCAGGACACGCTCTCCCTTTGCAGCAAGCCCTCGACAAGCTTCAAGAATGGATCTGTCTGGATGTGCGTCTCTTCCTTGTTTCAGAGCGTGCATCTCCTGTTAAGTATTATGAGACTTACCACCAAAAAAGCACCCGGTTTCCTGGAACATCTGTTCTGCTCTTTCTGCATGAGGACCTAGGGGAAGAACGGATCTTCCAAGTCCACGACTTCTTCCAGTATCCACCGTGGCAACGCATCCACATCGAGAGTGCTGGCGGGAAGCGGACTTCCGATGCTCTGGCTCACCAGGGCTTCTATGGGCTGGATGAGCACATGCCCGTTTGGGGACTCAGGCAGGTGCACTATGGTAAGGAAATTGTGCGTGTCACCCTCTACTGTAGCTTTGACAACTATGATGATGCGGTGAGGCTCTATGAGATGATTCTGCAGCAAGAAGCGACGGTGCAGAAAAGCACCTTCTGTGCCTTCGTGCTTTATGCAACCCAAAGCATTATGGTTCAGCTCTGCTTGAAGCAGCTGCCTGTGGGGATGTGCATTGACTCTAAGGAGTCTTCGGTGTTGCAGTTCCAGGTGCATAAAATTGGACAGCTGGTTCCTCTTCTCCCAAATCCCTGCGTTCCAATAAGCAGCACACGGTGGCAAACAGAAGACTATGAAGGAAACAGGATCCTGCTGCAG GTTCAGGGCATCTCGAATCACAGTGGACACCAATGTTCACCATCCAGTTCGCTGAAGACTTTGGATAAGGAAGAGCCCCTTTGCTATCATGCCAGTTCATCCTTGGTGACTGCCAAAAGAACTGCTGTAACACAGAAAAACCGAACTCTCCGAGCCatgaagaataaaaataaatctgcACAGAGTCGAGCACATCCTCCAGGAAGTCATTGTGACCAGTCACAAAATACTATTTGTTCATCAACCCGCTCATACAGCCCAACAGAGTCTTCTCAGCAGGACCAAGGTACTTTCCAATCAAGGTTGGCTACTAAGTGGAGACACTCCAGCCACGAACTCTGGTTGCATCAAAAGGACGAAGAGATGAATGTTGATACAGGCAACAGAGTAGTATCCCCTGAGTGCAGTGACTCCCCACTAAATAGGTTTTCAAAGGACCTGGAAGATATCCTCCTTCAGTCCTGTGCACCATCCACTTCAGCCCCAGGCGCTGACTCCAGAATCGGCTTACATTCTGAAGGGAGAAACTCTGCATTGTCACATTTTGCCAAAAGGACTAAAGACTCAGGACACAGAGCATCAGGTTTTGACTTGGGAACATCAGGAGCAAAGTATAGAaatagagaggaggaggaggaagaagaattcTTTATATGA
- the fam124b gene encoding protein FAM124B isoform X3 codes for MDEKADSLVMTMHLLAKPGHALPLQQALDKLQEWICLDVRLFLVSERASPVKYYETYHQKSTRFPGTSVLLFLHEDLGEERIFQVHDFFQYPPWQRIHIESAGGKRTSDALAHQGFYGLDEHMPVWGLRQVHYGKEIVRVTLYCSFDNYDDAVRLYEMILQQEATVQKSTFCAFVLYATQSIMVQLCLKQLPVGMCIDSKESSVLQFQVHKIGQLVPLLPNPCVPISSTRWQTEDYEGNRILLQVQGISNHSGHQCSPSSSLKTLDKEEPLCYHASSSLVTAKRTAVTQKNRTLRAMKNKNKSAQSRAHPPGSHCDQSQNTICSSTRSYSPTESSQQDQGTFQSRLATKWRHSSHELWLHQKDEEMNVDTGNRVVSPECSDSPLNRFSKDLEDILLQSCAPSTSAPGADSRIGLHSEGRNSALSHFAKRTKDSGHRASGFDLGTSGAKYRNREEEEEEEFFI; via the exons ATGGATGAGAAGGCAGATTCCTTGGTAATGACCATGCATTTGCTTGCCAAACCAGGACACGCTCTCCCTTTGCAGCAAGCCCTCGACAAGCTTCAAGAATGGATCTGTCTGGATGTGCGTCTCTTCCTTGTTTCAGAGCGTGCATCTCCTGTTAAGTATTATGAGACTTACCACCAAAAAAGCACCCGGTTTCCTGGAACATCTGTTCTGCTCTTTCTGCATGAGGACCTAGGGGAAGAACGGATCTTCCAAGTCCACGACTTCTTCCAGTATCCACCGTGGCAACGCATCCACATCGAGAGTGCTGGCGGGAAGCGGACTTCCGATGCTCTGGCTCACCAGGGCTTCTATGGGCTGGATGAGCACATGCCCGTTTGGGGACTCAGGCAGGTGCACTATGGTAAGGAAATTGTGCGTGTCACCCTCTACTGTAGCTTTGACAACTATGATGATGCGGTGAGGCTCTATGAGATGATTCTGCAGCAAGAAGCGACGGTGCAGAAAAGCACCTTCTGTGCCTTCGTGCTTTATGCAACCCAAAGCATTATGGTTCAGCTCTGCTTGAAGCAGCTGCCTGTGGGGATGTGCATTGACTCTAAGGAGTCTTCGGTGTTGCAGTTCCAGGTGCATAAAATTGGACAGCTGGTTCCTCTTCTCCCAAATCCCTGCGTTCCAATAAGCAGCACACGGTGGCAAACAGAAGACTATGAAGGAAACAGGATCCTGCTGCAG GTTCAGGGCATCTCGAATCACAGTGGACACCAATGTTCACCATCCAGTTCGCTGAAGACTTTGGATAAGGAAGAGCCCCTTTGCTATCATGCCAGTTCATCCTTGGTGACTGCCAAAAGAACTGCTGTAACACAGAAAAACCGAACTCTCCGAGCCatgaagaataaaaataaatctgcACAGAGTCGAGCACATCCTCCAGGAAGTCATTGTGACCAGTCACAAAATACTATTTGTTCATCAACCCGCTCATACAGCCCAACAGAGTCTTCTCAGCAGGACCAAGGTACTTTCCAATCAAGGTTGGCTACTAAGTGGAGACACTCCAGCCACGAACTCTGGTTGCATCAAAAGGACGAAGAGATGAATGTTGATACAGGCAACAGAGTAGTATCCCCTGAGTGCAGTGACTCCCCACTAAATAGGTTTTCAAAGGACCTGGAAGATATCCTCCTTCAGTCCTGTGCACCATCCACTTCAGCCCCAGGCGCTGACTCCAGAATCGGCTTACATTCTGAAGGGAGAAACTCTGCATTGTCACATTTTGCCAAAAGGACTAAAGACTCAGGACACAGAGCATCAGGTTTTGACTTGGGAACATCAGGAGCAAAGTATAGAaatagagaggaggaggaggaagaagaattcTTTATATGA